The genomic interval AAGTAGGGTAGCGAGGCGAGTTACTCAACTAGCGCTAAACCGTAGCGGGTAAGGAGCTAAATCCTGGCGCTAATATAAATGCTTTTTATACTTATTAGAAGTATATAGCTCTAATAAACGTACAGCTAACTAGTTATTTTCTATATAGCTAtctaatatatatatatattaataGAATATAACTAGTATAGAGCTAAAGGTATAACTTATCGTCTACTCTAGATCTAAATTTTCTCTATAATCGCCTCCTAAAGTCGGATCCCTAACGCTACATAGTTATAGGTCCTCCCTAGTCTAATAAATATATTTCTTCCAACTACTAACATTGAAAACTATCTATAATACTATCCTTATCTATCTATAAAATTAAGTAGCTAGCTATTATCTCTATTAACCTATCTAAGGTCTCTACTCTTCTCTGGTTTCTCTAACCTCTAATTACTACCTTTAGCCTACTTCTATTTAGTCTCTCTCCTACCTCTATCTATATCTCTCTACCTTAATTATATCCCTTAAGGTTATTTAAATTCTAAACCTAAAGAATCCGTCTTTTACCTACCTAAAGTCTAGATTTAATGATGTTAGCCGCCTTTTAGTTAGTAAGGATACGTAAAATATCTATAGAGGTCTAGATAGCTAATTCTCCTTAGATAATTATTCCTTTATAAATTGCCTATATATAGTACTAGACCTAACAGTCTATTCTTTCTAAGAAGCTCTTTATAATTAAATACTAGATCGAATAGCCAAATTTTTTATAGTCTGAAATAAGTATTAGATAGGTAATACTATAAAGATTTAGGTTACTAAAGCATACTAGTCCTTTATCTAATGATTATACTTATAATAATGGTACTTTAATATAAGGAATTGGTATAAATTAAGTAATTAAAGTTAATATGTTTATAAGTTTAATAGAAATAGAGTAGAATAATCCTATTTTACGTATGAAAACCAAAAATTATTAGACCCCCTACCCTCGTAAATAATTGATAGATTACTATGCTTTACTAAGTAGTACTAGTATTAGTTATATATACTAGAGATACCTTATTATTCTACCCTTCATCTAACAATATACTAATGATATATAATTATCTCGTAAATCAAGCTAGTTCTAGAATTAAATCTTAAGGTAGACTAACTATACTCACGGATAGAATTAGTAAGGGTATTAACTATCTACCTATTATAATATATTCGACTATAGTTACTCTTTCTACTATTATACCTATTAGTAAAGGCCTTATATAGTCCGTATACTAAGCTATAACGTGCTAATGTTTTCCTAGCCTAGTTAGAAGATAGTTTATTAACATTATAGATAGTCTTTAGCGCGATAGAAAAAGTTATCTATATAGCTAATTATAATAATGTTTTTATTTCTATTACTTTTATTCTTAGATAAGCTCCTAACTCAGCCTCTCTTATACTAGTAGCGTTAGATAGTATCGCAGAGGGGATTTGTATAATAGCTATGTGTCTTTTTCTAAGTTCCGTCTATTAGCATTGGAAAATAACTAATTATTTTAAATTCAGTATTAGGAGCTAAAGCCTAGTTAATTATTATTTAGTAATAAGAGGCCCGGGCATTTATTAGTCTAAAGGGAATTTTTTAGTACAAGAACTTAGACTGTTCTTATACTAAAAAATTCCCTAAGGACGATATAGTATTAACTAGCTATTATAGGCTTATTAGGAGTATTTTAGCGTCCCCCTGGTCTAGTTAAGATATTTCTATAGTTAGAGTTATTTAGCTATAGCTATAGGTATATGGAGCTATTATTCTTTAACTAAAGTATTAGAAATACGAAAGAACTAGTTATTACAATAGGTATAATCTATACGATTAGTCTAGTTATATCGCCCTAATTATAGTGTATATACGACGCGTCCCTCGTTTTTATTTTTTAATTTACTTAATAAATATGACTAGTTATACGTTAGCTTTATAACTCAAAAAGTAGAAATCAAAGGCAAAATAATACTAAACTTTATAGTCTAATACTCTATAATTTTATATACAGTTGAAATAGGATAATTACCTACTGAAATTATATCTAATTTAAGCATTTCTTATAGTATAATCTACTATATACATGATTAATTCTAATAACGTATAAACGTCCTATCTCACCCTTAAATTAGTCAGCCTAAAGTCTTTACCTAATATAATTGTAGATATATCTCTTATCTTATACGTTAAAACCTATAGCAGAGCTATAGGGTCTTTTCTATAAATATACCTAGAAATCTAAACTATAATACTATTTATCGAATTATAAAGTATTATAACCTTAAAGTATATAAATCAAGGTTCTAAATACCTATAAATACGACTCTTATATTTGTTTTAATATATATCTTATTCTAGTAGGTCTTTCGATTCTTTTCTAAAGGATATAGACGTAATATTATATATATGGAGCCTTATATAAAGATCCTCATATTTCGTAAATAGTTCAGGCTAGAATTTAGCTTAGTAGCGTATAAAGTTAATTACTATAGTACTGGATATAGACTCGTCTTATAATAGGTATACTATAAAATCATATATAGATAACGTAATTCCTAGATGAGTAGGCCAGTcgaaaacaccatagtaaatgcattaTATTTACAACTTAATATCTCAATAACTGTAGCTTAATATGATAGACCTTTATAATATTAGCTATATAATACTTATTTAAAGACTATAGGATATAGCTATTTAATCTAGAGGTTATTTATAAAGACCTTCGTAGGGACGATAGATAGCTAGATCTAGTAGTCTATAATAGGGGAAAGAGTATAAGCTTAGAGACTATAATAGGAGGGATAATAATATAGAAGATATAATTACTTTACTATAAATACTACTACTAGTATTAAGTTCTACTATTAATTCTCTACTAATAATAGTTataaaataataaaaaaatATCTCTAAAATAAGGAAGAGCTTCCTAGCTAATCCTACTCCTAATTTAGCAAAAGTCTAGCGTCGTTTAGAAGTAATTTATAAGGGGAGTATTACCTAAGCGGAATTAGCTACCTAGACCTCTATAGACCTATTACGTATCCTTACTAACTAGGAAGCTACTAATACCCCTAAATCTAGGCGTTAGGTAGGCAAAGGGGGGATTCTATAAGTTAGGGATTTAGATACCCTTATATAGTTAAGGGATATTATTAATatagagaaaaaaagacagagGTAGGAAAGGGAGGCTAAATAGAAGCGGGCTAAAATTAACTACTAAGTAGTAACTAGGGATTAGGAAAATTAGCGAAGAGTAGGGGAGCTTGAATAGGCTAATAGAGATGACGGCTAGCTACTTTATTATATAGATAGAGAGGGGATGGTATTATAAATAGCTCCAAAAGTTGATAGGTAGAAGGAAAATTATTATTAGACTAAAATTTCATTAGACTAGGGAGGACCTACAATTGTATAGCGTAGGGGGTCCGActttagggggcgattatACTTGTTGTTTCTGTAGCTTATTTTTTGGTAATACAAGGAAATGTTTTTTAAATTTTGATTAAGAGCTATTTATATCGTTCATCATGTCTATTAATACTACCATGCCACGaatcaaataaaattaacTTGTGGTTattgaaatatcgagttgtAAATATAATGcatttactatagtgttttcGACTGGCCTATTCGCTTAGGTGGCCTACTCACCcaggaattacgttataCTCAAAGAGGGTCTCCCTAAGTACTATAAACATAGTTTTATCGTCTAATAAGATAGTATAAGGAGTTGTAAATCATGCACTTCCCTAATTTAAACCCAATTAAGCTAATTTAGAGACTTTTAAAATTAAAGATCTTTAAACTATATCCTTAAGTAATTGATATAGGTTAACAAGAGAGTAATTAGGAGTTCTTTAAGGACTATATATAAGGTATAGGATACTTTAGACTAGAGGACGATCAATAACCTAATTCGCTTATTTCTATAAAAAAATCGTAGCCACAAGGCGTATAAATAGGTATTATACTAGATATTATGTTTGAAGAGGTGATAGAGATATAATTAATTAATATATGGATAGAGTTTAGACTCAAGATATTTATTGTATGCTTACATATATTTAAAAATAATTAGTAAAATGGATAGAATTTATATGAACAGGGAGTGTTGCTAGACTTATTAGCTAATAGTGTACTTATTAGTTAGATAAAGAATAATGTTCTTCAAGGATAGCAATACAATAGTAAAAGGATACTTGTATAGGAGTATAGAAGTGATTCAGTACAGATAAAAGATATACTAATTCTTAGAAGAATTAAATGTAGTTCGCTAGGAAGCTGCCCACCTCAGAACACTATAACCCTAGTAAATGCATTGTTTATacaactcgatatttcaacatTGGCGGCTCCCTAGTGATTTACGCTAGTGAAATTTATACTAATTACTGAATATTAATAATTAGCCCTAGAGCACTATAGAGTCTAGATCGAACGCCTATTTAGTTATAAAGCTTATGGCTTATATAACCTCGAACTAGCTCTGTTAACGATACGGTTATAGTCTAGAGTACTAGTATAACCCTTCTTGCGTGTAAGACTGTTGCTCTATAGGTGATACGTATAGAAAAGGACCCTTTTATATGTCTGCCTCCTTACGTATATCTGATACCTTATTACCTTATTTAATTCTCTTAATACGATCTATTTGCTAATAGTGAAAATTCTATCCCACCTAAGAGTCTGAGGGTCATCCAATAGCTCTACTTACTCTAGTACTTGATCTACTAGTAAAATCCCTAAATAAATAAATTTCTCACAACCTGAATGTTAAATGATTCAACACTACTATAAAGTGATATTTGATTTAGGTTTATTCTTTACTAGGATCATATTGGTAGTATGTACTAAGACGATAGATATATCACTGCCTGTGTTATTACTGCTATTTTAACTTTCTCATCACATCGCTAGTAGCGAGGGACTACATGACAGCTATATCAACTTTGTAATTCATTCACAGTATATAGAGCAATCATTTTATCTATGTAACCAGGCCATGTAAGGTTAGGTGAAGTAGCAGCATAAAAGTAGGCGCAAACGGGCGCAGCATCCCGAAACCCCTGTTTATATATGATACGTTCTCGCACCGATGGCATTCAGGAGCCATGGCATAGTAAAGGCCATGAGCCAACCCACAATGACGTTGGTAGTAGTTGAAAGCGTCATGGTCTTTTCACGCAACGACCCCGAGCCAATCTCCGACGCAACCAGGGCCCGGGAAATCAGTAGTGCTCGGGTGCGGTTACGAACCAAGAACTGCCACCCCAAAGCGCTGTGGAGCCTGGAGAGTGTCGCCAGGCGAGCACCAAGCGGCGGCCCACAGTGTCTATCGGCAAAGTTCCCACCAGTGTGCCCGCCAAACCCGCTGATGCAGAGCTGATAATAGAGCACGAGTAGAACTAAAGTGAGTACTGGGAAACAAGCCCCTGTCCCGTGAACCATTGCAGGATAAAGACGATACAGGCAATGTTGGTCCGTCGGATGTTGACACAGCAGAACAAGTGATGCCAGAGTTCCTACCAGGTTGCATTTTTCAGTGCCTCCTCGATGGCATCGGCTTCTTCACGACAACGCCCTTATTCCACATCGGTATTTGGTGCACTCTCTCGAGGACCTTGACTGCCTATTCTTTGCGATTCTTGCTTTCAATCAACAAGGGCTGGGAGTAACGAATACAGACAAAACTTGAACTATAACGGGGACCACAGCCTGAATTGCGACTGGTGTAATCCAGCCTCTGGGGTTTGTTGCACGACTGAGGTTCTCGTCGATACCAGAAGACGTGAACCGTCCGAATTGGATGAAAGTTTGAATCGAGGACACCACGGCGCCTCTGATGGACGCGGGAGTAATCTCGGAATGGTAGATTGTCGTCGTATTCTCTGCCTGGGATATTCTGCACGCCAGCAAAACTGCCAATGTCGAACCCGAACAGCGTATTCAGAAGCGCAGTGATGAAGCAGCAAGCAACAGCAGAGGAGTCATGGCTGGGACCACGGTTTTCCATGTTATCTTTAGAGGAGCGGCCGTGTTGGAAAATGTTTCGACCATCTAGGTAAACCAAAGCCTGGCTGATACATATAAACAAACGATGAAGAATCGTCGCCATGGGATTTCAAGTCGTGATGCTCAGGACCTTTATACTAGGGGAATCCCTTCCCCAGCGCGTCCGGGCTGGTCCGAGCACCTAGGGCTGGCCTCATCCTGACCCCGCTATCTCCGATGTACGCCCGCTTCCCCCACGCCGATCGTGGAGAGACCACCAATTGTATATACCCATTATCGTCTCCATTATAGCCGATGTACGCGACGGTGGGACAGCATGCATTTGAATAAATCGATCCTGTCACTCTGTGCCGTTCCAAGTCCAATAATCAATCGTTCACAATGGCTACCAAGCGTCCCAACTTTTTAATTatcgtcgccgacgacctcggTTACAGTGACCTGGGGTCTTATGGCGGCGAGATTCGCACACCGAACTTGGATCAGTTGGCCGCGGATGGGGCCCGATTCACCAACTGTCAGTGGTCATGCACCGCATCAGGCTCGATTGGCTGACCACATAGAATAATAGACTATACGGCCGCCGCATGCAGTCCGACGAGAGCAATGCTGCTGTCTGGCACCGACAGCCACATCGCTGGGGTGGGTGTCATGAGCGAGCAGAAGGGACGTGATCCCGAACGTTGGAACGTTCCGGGTCACGAAGGGTTTCTCAAGTTTGTCTTTCTAGGGCTTGGCCTGGGCATCATGGGTCGTCGTTAACCAATGTGACTAGCCACGATGTTGCGGCGCTTTCGGAATTGCTTCAAGACGGTGGATATCATACGCTACTCAGCGGAAAATGGCACCTCGGTCTTCTGCCAGAGAACAATCCAGCCGAGCGAGGCTTTGATCGCTCGTTTGCCTTGCTTCCCGGGTGCTCGAATCACTACGGATACGAGCCTCAATTTGGTAAAGATTAcatcaacttcttcacccgGATCCCTCCGCTGTATAGCGAAGACGGCAAGAGAGTCGAGATTGAGCCCAACATGAACCAGGACCCGAAAGGCTTTTTCACGTCCGATTTTTACACCGACAATCTCATCAAATACCTCGACGAGCGGACGTCcgagaacaaggagaagccgtTCTTTGCATACCTGCCATTTTCTGCTCCTCACTGGCCCCTCCAGTGTAGCCGTGAGGACAGGGAGCGCTACAAGGGTATGTACAACGATGGCCCAGATGCGCTCCGGTTGAAGCGACTCGAGTCCCTTCAGAAACTCGGGATTGTGGACCAAGACATCACGCCTCATGAGGTGATCGCACCGGAGGCGATCAAGAGATGGCAGGATATGGATGCCTACGAGCAGAAAGCGTCTTCCCGAGCCATGGAGTGCTTTGCCGGCATGGTCGACAACATGGACCAGAACGTGGGCAAAATTGTTCGCTACTTGAAGGAGATTGGGGAGTTTGAAAacaccttcatcatcttccagtcTGATAATGGTGAGTCGACGGAATCCTTGTTGTCTTCTCCCTGACATTTGTCCCAGGAGCCGAAGGGGCTGCGTACGAGGCCCTGCCCACCATGGGCGCCGACCTGATGCGAGTCATCCACACGTACTGTGAGTGGACCAGAGACCCTGTCGATTTGGAGACCTGCTGATTCTGGCAGATAACAACGAGCTCGACAATATTGGCAATCCAGATTCCTTTGTGTGGTACGGCACCAGGGTAAGTCTCTTTCTCGGCAATGACATGCCTCCCCTCGGGCTGAAAATCGGAACCAGTGGGCCCAAGCCTCGACTGCACCATCGAGAATGTACAAATACTATAGCACCGAGGGTGGAATCAAGGTGCCATTCAGTGAGTTCCAGCTGCACTGCTTCGGAGCCAGCATACTCATCCGCTGGCAGTCGTGCACTACCCCAAGTTTCACCCGAATCAGCAGGGCGGCGCCCTGGTCAAGTCATTCTCCACGGTCATGGATATCTGCCCCACGATCCTCGATCTGGCGGGTATCCAACATCCAGCTGCCGGAACAGGGAAAGGGACTTATCGAGGACGAACCGTGGCTTCCATGCGTGGCCGGTCCTGGGTCAGTTTTTGGCCTCCAACCCGTACCCGACGACGCTGACCCGATGA from Penicillium psychrofluorescens genome assembly, chromosome: 5 carries:
- a CDS encoding uncharacterized protein (ID:PFLUO_008429-T1.cds;~source:funannotate), with amino-acid sequence MATKRPNFLIIVADDLGYSDLGSYGGEIRTPNLDQLAADGARFTNYYTAAACSPTRAMLLSGTDSHIAGVGVMSEQKGRDPERWNVPGHEGFLNHDVAALSELLQDGGYHTLLSGKWHLGLLPENNPAERGFDRSFALLPGCSNHYGYEPQFGKDYINFFTRIPPLYSEDGKRVEIEPNMNQDPKGFFTSDFYTDNLIKYLDERTSENKEKPFFAYLPFSAPHWPLQCSREDRERYKGMYNDGPDALRLKRLESLQKLGIVDQDITPHEVIAPEAIKRWQDMDAYEQKASSRAMECFAGMVDNMDQNVGKIVRYLKEIGEFENTFIIFQSDNGAEGAAYEALPTMGADLMRVIHTYYNNELDNIGNPDSFVWYGTRWAQASTAPSRMYKYYSTEGGIKVPFIVHYPKFHPNQQGGALVKSFSTVMDICPTILDLAGIQHPAAGTGKGTYRGRTVASMRGRSWVPFMQDNKSLGTMAATFIHGDDGTMGWELFGRGAVRQGPYKLVHVEPFAGGREDGKWQLYHLEKDPGEVEDLSDSMPDKVEELIQIWEEYRQATGVVWGMPIRFVGEEWDGCDDEGIIGGDAITQTQAWMQVRQGETAARKYLP